A single window of Ananas comosus cultivar F153 linkage group 17, ASM154086v1, whole genome shotgun sequence DNA harbors:
- the LOC109723105 gene encoding uncharacterized protein LOC109723105, with protein MKKPNSESWLGRVGLARGSAGAGDGERASIGVLAFEAASLMSKTAHLWYALDDASVARLRDDFLHLEGVRKLVSDDDDFLLGLALDEMADSLGFLTRSVARLGRRCSDPLLRRFDRLFADLTKSGHDPYGLRYAGKKMERKVKKMERLVAATSDLYQELEVLAELEQALRRVQPRNDPRSIAEFAHKVVWQRQQVKYLRGASLWGRTYDYAVRLLARSLFTILARIKLVFGFEHKGAADPAAGRRLSRSHSVAGLMHSSVHPSDYNEIHRFSSGPLGNSTAKSGPITSRESRDVGKQRPPHGRLHHSGKGMKTRWPSVGAKPFKGCMAGGSESPVLQSCISLDGGFRRSSAGPANHVEKERDYIETQFRGNFSSMKLFSSLFESKSKLLNAPESTLGAAALALHYANVIIVIEKLAASPHLIGPDARDDLYNMLPMSIRSSLRTRLKIYARNLAAPVYDPALAVEWTEAITRILEWLAPLAHNMIRWQSERNFEQQHVVSSTNVLLLQTLYYANQMKTEAAITELLVGLNYLWRHGRELNAKAILDTNQLATGIWSLYRAT; from the exons ATGAAGAAGCCGAATTCCGAGTCGTGGCTTGGACGCGTGGGCCTGGCGCGGGGgagcgccggcgccggcgacgggGAGAGGGCCTCGATCGGGGTGCTGGCCTTCGAGGCGGCGAGCCTCATGTCGAAGACGGCCCACCTCTGGTACGCCCTCGACGACGCCAGCGTCGCCCGCCTCAGGGACGACTTCCTGCACCTCGAGGGCGTCCGCAAGctcgtctccgacgacgacgacttcCTCCTGGGCCTGGCGCTCGACGAGATGGCCGACTCCCTCGGCTTCCTGACCCGCTCCGTCGCCCGGCTCGGGAGGCGCTGCTCCGACCCCTTGCTGCGGCGCTTCGACCGCTTGTTCGCGGATCTGACCAAGAGCGGCCACGATCCGTACGGCCTCCGCTACGCCGGCAAGAAGATGGAGCGCAAGGTGAAGAAGATGGAGCGTCTGGTGGCGGCCACCTCCGACCTGTACCAGGAGCTGGAGGTGCTGGCCGAGCTGGAGCAGGCCCTGAGGAGGGTGCAGCCCCGCAACGACCCCCGGAGCATCGCCGAATTCGCGCACAAGGTGGTGTGGCAGCGGCAGCAAGTGAAGTATCTGCGAGGAGCCTCGCTCTGGGGCCGGACCTACGATTATGCCGTCCGCTTGCTGGCGAGGTCCCTCTTCACCATCCTTGCCAGGATCAAGCTCGTCTTCGGTTTCGAGCACAAGGGCGCTGCTGATCCTGCTGCCGGGAGACGCCTCTCTCGCAGCCACTCTGTTGCCGGGCTGATGCACTCCTCCGTCCATCCGTCCGACTACAATGAGATTCACAGGTTTTCCTCGGGCCCACTCGGGAATTCCACCGCCAAATCAGGGCCTATTACCAGCAGAGAATCTAGAGATGTTGGGAAGCAGCGTCCGCCTCACGGCCGTCTCCATCACTCAGGGAAAGGCATGAAAACCAGGTGGCCTTCGGTTGGTGCAAAACCGTTCAAGGGTTGCATGGCTGGAGGAAGCGAGTCTCCGGTTCTGCAGAGCTGCATATCATTGGACGGTGGCTTCAGAAGGTCAAGTGCTGGGCCGGCAAACCACGTTGAAAAGGAACGCGATTACATCGAAACTCAGTTCAGGGGTAATTTTTCGAGTATGAAGCTCTTCTCGTCCTTGTTTGAGTCCAAATCTAAGCTTCTGAATGCCCCAGAATCGACCCTTGGCGCAGCTGCTTTGGCTCTGCACTATGCTAATGTCATAATCGTCATTGAGAAGCTCGCGGCATCACCCCATCTGATTGGTCCGGATGCAAGGGACGACCTGTACAATATGCTGCCAATGAGCATAAGATCATCCCTTAGAACACGGCTCAAAATTTATGCAAGGAATTTAGCCGCTCCGGTCTATGATCCAGCTCTAGCGGTGGAATGGACTGAGGCGATAACAAGGATATTGGAGTGGTTGGCCCCGCTTGCTCATAACATGATAAGGTGGCAGTCCGAGCGGAATTTCGAGCAGCAGCATGTTGTTTCAAGCACCAATGTACTTTTGCTGCAGACCCTTTACTATGCGAATCAAATGAAGACAGAAGCTGCAATAACTGAGCTGCTCGTTGGCCTCAACTATTTATGGAGACATGGAAGGGAACTCAATGCAAAAGCAATATTAGA CACCAACCAATTAGCAACCGGAATATGGAGCCTTTATCGGGCAACGTGA
- the LOC109723106 gene encoding uncharacterized protein C227.17c isoform X1, giving the protein MDPNPKEEEAPTSGNKTPTLSCTKCFDALWFCYSPFHQMQQYYRYGEFDTCFGKWNALFDCLTLKTKKSSEVKAILEAREKAKPHIWMYRTVEEASENWWRMYHHYVNVPPEPDS; this is encoded by the exons ATGGATCCAAATCCGAAGGAAGAGGAGGCTCCCACGAGTGGCAACAAAACACCGACCCTCTCCTGCACCAAGTGCTTCGACGCTTTATGGTTCTGCTACt CTCCATTTCATCAGATGCAACAATATTACAGGTATGGAGAATTTGACACTTGTTTTGGAAAGTGGAATGCACTTTTTGACTGTTTAACTCTGAAAACCAAAAAGTCTTCAGAAGTTAAG GCGATCCTGGAAGCTCGAGAGAAAGCCAAGCCACATATCTGGATGTATCGGACGGTTGAGGAAGCCTCAGAGAACTGGTGGAGGATGTACCACCATTATGTAAATGTTCCTCCTGAACCTGACTCATAG
- the LOC109723106 gene encoding uncharacterized protein LOC109723106 isoform X2: MDPNPKEEEAPTSGNKTPTLSCTKCFDALWFCYSPFHQMQQYYRRSWKLERKPSHISGCIGRLRKPQRTGGGCTTIM; this comes from the exons ATGGATCCAAATCCGAAGGAAGAGGAGGCTCCCACGAGTGGCAACAAAACACCGACCCTCTCCTGCACCAAGTGCTTCGACGCTTTATGGTTCTGCTACt CTCCATTTCATCAGATGCAACAATATTACAG GCGATCCTGGAAGCTCGAGAGAAAGCCAAGCCACATATCTGGATGTATCGGACGGTTGAGGAAGCCTCAGAGAACTGGTGGAGGATGTACCACCATTATGTAA